Proteins co-encoded in one Lysobacter solisilvae genomic window:
- a CDS encoding O-succinylhomoserine (thiol)-lyase, which yields MNIRSISNDIHQRCTQAVRAGIDRDAAFGAVTPPIVLSSNFSFAGFEQKRKYDYTRSGNPTRDLLGEALADLEGGAGGVVTATGMGAITLLLNALLQPGDRLLVPHDCYGGSWRLFNALARKGAFELITCDLTDDAALAAALEQSPSLVWIETPSNPLLRITDLHAVIEAAHLAGATTVVDNTFLSPALQQPLAFGADFVVHSTTKYINGHSDVVGGAVVSRDPAQHEHLVWWANALGLTGSPFDSFLTLRGLRTLDARLRVHQENTQALVDLIEGHAAVSALHYPGLASHPGHAVAARQQDGFGAMLSLELHGGVEAVRAFLDGLTCFTLAESLGGVESLIAHPATMTHAAMSPEARAAAGIGEGLLRLSVGIEAAQDLVRDVACALDRAVAATAAPTSAARRTHAPSAALK from the coding sequence ATGAACATCCGCAGCATCAGCAATGACATCCACCAGCGCTGTACGCAGGCCGTACGCGCCGGCATAGACCGCGATGCGGCGTTCGGCGCGGTCACTCCGCCGATCGTGCTGTCGTCCAACTTCAGCTTTGCCGGATTCGAGCAGAAGCGGAAGTATGACTACACGCGCAGCGGCAATCCCACGCGTGACCTGCTCGGCGAGGCGCTGGCGGACCTGGAAGGCGGTGCCGGCGGCGTGGTCACGGCCACGGGCATGGGCGCGATCACGTTGCTCCTCAATGCCTTGCTGCAGCCGGGCGATCGCCTCCTCGTGCCGCATGACTGCTACGGCGGTAGCTGGCGGCTGTTCAACGCGCTGGCCCGGAAGGGCGCCTTTGAGCTGATCACCTGCGATCTCACCGATGACGCCGCACTCGCCGCTGCGCTCGAGCAGTCGCCTTCGCTGGTCTGGATCGAGACGCCCTCCAATCCGCTGCTGCGAATCACCGACCTGCATGCAGTAATCGAAGCCGCGCACCTGGCCGGCGCGACGACGGTGGTCGACAACACCTTCCTGTCGCCCGCGCTGCAGCAGCCGCTGGCCTTCGGCGCGGACTTCGTCGTGCACTCGACGACCAAGTACATCAACGGTCACAGCGACGTGGTCGGTGGCGCCGTGGTGTCGCGCGATCCTGCCCAGCACGAGCACCTGGTCTGGTGGGCCAATGCCCTCGGGCTGACCGGTTCTCCCTTCGACAGCTTCCTCACGCTGCGCGGCCTGCGCACGCTCGATGCGCGCCTGCGGGTCCATCAGGAGAACACCCAGGCACTGGTCGACCTGATCGAAGGCCATGCCGCGGTGAGCGCACTGCACTATCCGGGCCTGGCCTCGCATCCGGGGCACGCCGTCGCGGCGCGCCAGCAGGATGGGTTCGGCGCAATGCTCAGTCTGGAGCTGCATGGCGGCGTGGAAGCCGTGCGCGCCTTTCTCGACGGTTTGACCTGCTTCACCCTCGCCGAGTCGCTGGGAGGGGTGGAGAGCCTCATCGCCCATCCAGCCACCATGACGCACGCGGCGATGTCGCCCGAGGCACGCGCCGCGGCGGGAATCGGTGAAGGCCTGCTGCGCCTGTCGGTCGGCATCGAAGCCGCGCAGGATCTTGTGCGCGACGTCGCCTGCGCACTGGATCGCGCGGTTGCGGCCACGGCGGCACCGACATCGGCTGCCCGGCGTACCCATGCGCCCTCGGCTGCGCTCAAATGA
- the metX gene encoding homoserine O-succinyltransferase MetX: MSLTTPESACTSVAPCAASAATHPAAAPCPPVAARRGEVAVPLTLRHAGRREVTLRYEILGEAGLPAVLVAGGISAHRHLASSERHPSEGWWEVQVGPGRALDPTRRQLIALDWLGADGTIDAVIDPADQADAIAALLDALGIARLHGFVGSSYGAMVGLQFAARHGARVGQLVAISGAHRAHPFSSAWRALQRRAVALGALQCDEIHGLALARQLAILSYRTPEEFDERFGAPQVVDGCVRVAAEDYLDHCGSQFAARVSPVAFARLSESIDLQLVEPEAITRPVTVVAVAQDRLVPLEDCRALAARLGGPRQLHVIDSLFGHDAFLKEVAAIAAIVAQALDETSTPHLSPVAVEVAA, translated from the coding sequence ATGAGCCTGACCACCCCCGAGTCCGCCTGCACCAGCGTCGCCCCGTGCGCGGCCAGTGCGGCCACGCACCCCGCTGCCGCTCCTTGCCCGCCGGTGGCGGCCCGCCGCGGCGAGGTCGCCGTTCCTCTCACCCTGCGCCACGCCGGTCGCCGGGAGGTGACGCTGCGCTACGAAATACTCGGCGAAGCCGGCTTGCCGGCCGTGCTGGTCGCCGGCGGCATTTCCGCGCATCGGCACCTGGCCAGCAGCGAACGCCATCCCAGCGAAGGCTGGTGGGAAGTCCAGGTCGGTCCGGGACGCGCGCTGGATCCCACCCGCCGCCAGTTGATCGCCCTGGACTGGCTCGGCGCCGACGGCACCATCGATGCGGTAATCGACCCGGCCGACCAGGCCGACGCGATCGCCGCGCTGCTCGACGCGCTGGGCATCGCCCGGCTGCACGGTTTCGTCGGCAGTTCCTATGGCGCGATGGTCGGCCTGCAGTTCGCCGCGCGGCACGGTGCCCGCGTGGGCCAGCTGGTCGCCATCAGCGGCGCCCACCGGGCGCATCCCTTCTCCAGTGCCTGGCGCGCGCTGCAACGTCGCGCCGTGGCGCTGGGTGCGCTGCAGTGCGACGAGATCCACGGGCTGGCGCTGGCCCGCCAGCTCGCCATCCTCAGCTACCGCACGCCCGAGGAGTTCGATGAGCGCTTTGGTGCACCACAGGTCGTCGACGGCTGCGTCCGCGTCGCCGCCGAGGACTACCTGGACCATTGCGGCAGCCAGTTTGCTGCACGGGTATCGCCGGTAGCGTTCGCGCGCCTGTCCGAATCGATCGACCTTCAGCTGGTCGAACCCGAAGCCATCACGCGGCCGGTGACCGTGGTCGCCGTCGCGCAGGACCGGCTGGTGCCGCTGGAGGACTGCCGCGCGCTCGCCGCGCGCCTGGGCGGACCGCGCCAACTGCACGTGATCGACTCCCTCTTCGGCCACGACGCTTTCCTCAAGGAAGTGGCCGCCATCGCCGCGATCGTCGCGCAGGCGCTGGACGAGACATCCACCCCACACCTGTCCCCCGTTGCCGTCGAGGTCGCCGCATGA